The Fusarium oxysporum f. sp. lycopersici 4287 chromosome 1, whole genome shotgun sequence DNA segment CTCTCCTAGGAAACAGACTTTCGAACTCGAGGTTGGAGATAATAAAGCGCCCCAGAAATTACTAGTTACGGTCGAGACAGAGGAACCAAGCGCGACTGCAGGCCCCAGCAGCGCGCGACGAAAACTATTCCAAGACAGCCCTTACCTACCGATATCGCGACGCAGAGAAATGGCGACGACCACGACGACTGTGCCGCTAAAGGGGGCGATCGAGGACGATAACAACGCGACTCCTAGGAAACGAGGACGACCAAGAAAAACAAATGGCACACCGCTACCCAGTGCAGGCACCAAGAGAAAGTCAATAACACCGATGCATGGAAGCCCCCGGAGAAGACAACGCACGACAAAAGATACAGATACAGATACACCAAATAAATCGGCAGACAGTAATGCGCAGCCAACACCAGGAACAAAAAGACGAGGTCGACCACCGAAGAACCGTCTTGTTGACCCACCAAATGCCACAGAAGACGAACAAAACGCGAGGGGGATTTCAGAAACGAGTAACAGATCAGAAAGTCAAGCTCTCGATAAGATTGAGGTTGCTGGCGATGCATCCGACCTGCCCTCTCTCCGCGCCGACGACTCACAAGCCGACAACGATGTAACTCTGGTCATTACGCCGTCAGAAGCTGAAGCAAATCAATTACGCGCAAACCGAACCGCGAATATTAGCGCGCCTGCTCAGCAATCGGAACCCGACTCAGATATTTGGATGGCAACATTAGACGATGAACCAACGCCGCGGCCGGGGAGTCGCGCAACCCAAAATGCGCCTGCTCCTTCAAGTCCAGATCATGGACGAGCGGATGATTCCTCAGATTTTGGAGATTATGGCTTTAGACCAGCTGGAAGCGACGTATCTTCTGCAGACGAACCTCAAAGCGACACCCGTCCTGGGAACGAAGATACGGTCGCAGCGGGTGAAGACTTTAGCATGATATTCATGGACTCGCTCCCCTCGCTACAAGCCAGTATGCGCAGCTCTGTTCGAGAGATCGCCGAAAACGACATTGGCGAGGAAACCAGCCTAATTATTAACAACACTTTGGAGTCTCTACGGCAGTCTCTGCGGGATCGCGACAGACCTAACGTGAACAAGGAAACCGCTGAGCAAGACAAGGAGCCCCAACCATCCGCACCCGCTCCCGCTGAGCCTCGAGATGAACTCCGACAATCTACTATTCGTCCACCCATGACCTTTTCACCTAACCGCAACTTATCTTCCATATGGCGTCAGACTCCGCGAAGAATGGGCTCTTCTCCATTGCGACGGCAAGTGTTGCAGTCAAACGCGCGAGACAATCCGGATGCTGAATATCGCGGATCTCCTCTGGCAACACAACGACAAGACTCCTCACATCTCGAAATCGATAATTCAAACTTGTACGACGACTCGTTCTCAGAGATACCTGATGCAGTACTTGAGGCAGCCACTCCCCGCCGCCCTCGAGCCATGGCCAAGAAAGCACCATCAGAGACTGAGGATGTTGAAATGGGGGATGCGGACCTTATCCAGTTTGAAGATGAGCCCCAGCAAGCAGAGATACAGCAACAAGAGCAAGtggttgaagaacaaggtGCAGAAGCAGAACAGGAGGCAGTCGAAGATCAAGAGTCAGTcgaagagcaagaacaacAGGAGGCTGAACCTCCAGCAGCTTCGGTTGGAAGCGTTATCTCTCGTTCGGATGGCGGGCGTCTCCCCACCCCTGACGACACCCCTCCAAATATCGATTTTGGAAACAATACTGCCCCGAAGTCAACAAGCGTATCGCAGAGTCCAGCTAGGTCTGCATCTTCCAGAAACTCACCGCCGAGGAATTCATCACCGGCGCCCGCCACCCAAGCCCAGGTACCACCTGAAACTATAGAGATTGAAGACGAAGTTGTTGATCAAGCTGTTGAAACTACCGGGCAAGTCACCAACGGGGCTATtgtcgaagtcgaagaacTAGCCGACAACGATGATGAACCTATCATGGATATGACTATTATGCCTGAGCCTGATGACCATTCTGTTCCAGATGGCCAGCCCTTGGAAGAGACCATTATGGAAGACCTGGTTGAAGAGGAACCTGAAGAGGCCCAAGAGATTCCTGAAATCGTTGTACCTCAGCAACCCCGTTTGTCCTTAGAGGCCGAAATGCAGCAGCCAGAAGTCACGCCACTAAATCAACTTACATCGCCTATCCAGGAACCTCAATCGTTGCCTGATGTGCCACCAGAGAGAGTCAGACGTCCTACATTGTCCCCCATTATGAGGGCCGGGAGAGCTTTGCAAGAGCGTGAACTTCGGATCCTCCAACACCGGAGGCCCCGCGACCATCATTTGCGAAGCCCTTTCAGGCGATCTGCTTCTAGAGAGCTGGGTCCAAGGGTAACTCAGCCAAATCTACGGACGAACGCGAGTCCTGGGAAGTCCCGTCCATTCACCGAAACTGCCCAGATCCCCAAAGGCGATGACGTTTATGACGACCCCTTTGGAACAAACACCAGACATACAGGTCAAGCTAGCTTTATGGAAGCTCTTGAGAGGAGAAGTGCTGGTTCGTCACCACGCCATCGCCGAACAATGTCCAGGGAATCTGCAGCAAGCTCTACGCATTTCCAGGCTCCCAGTGAGGGTGGAATGAGTTGGGTTGATAGAGAAGGTCCTATAAGCGACAACCTCAGAGGAGATGTACCCCTTGAGGCTTTTGCAAGATCAACAGCCAGACCTCCCGAGCCACAGTCCATATCTCATGGCCAATTGGACGGAACGGTGGATGACGCAGACGACGAAACCGAAGATGCCGGTGATGACATGGATCTGTGGGAGTTTGAGGCCCAAAGGTCTAGCCCTCATGCAGCCCGTCAGCCTTCACCAGCTAGGAAACCCGAGTCACCTATCCCCAGACGAAGCACTCTCCCAAGCCCTTGGAGGAGGCAGACCAACAAGGGAACGCAACGGCCTCCAACGACTGCAGATCAGACAAGGAATGAACTGGAAGAGAATGAAGAACACCTGGAAGAAGAGACCGCGCCTCAACCTGATAACATTGATGTTGCGCAGGATGAACCATCTCAGGCAGAGGAGTATTCTCTTGTTACTCAAAGGGAGGTTCCTCAAGAATCTGATAAGGCTCCTGCTACCGCCAAAGCGAACCGTTTCGACCTCTCgactttcttctcttcaccGGCCGCGATCCCAGGCATGTTGGCTGACAAGCTCTCTCCTCTTAAGAAGATGTCCGTCTTTGGAGCGCGACCCACTGAGACCGAGCCTCAGCCGATGGAGACAGCTCACACCCTCCCGACAAGCTCCATGTTCCCACAGCTGCCACAACAGGAGCTTGTACCTCGAGGACAGCCAAGGGCAGGCTTCTTCTCTCCTATACGCCCTGTCCAGCCCCTGGCGAGGCGAGGCCTGTCTGAAGAACCTGAAAATGATGAATATTCTCGATCAGATTCACGGTCGAACATGTCATCGCCAAGTCGACAGGCAACGGCTTCCCCAAGACAAGACGAGCGCGACGCTTCTATGCAGGAAACATCTGAGCAACAAAATGACGGTGAACAGCAGGAAGAGCTCGACGAGGAGGGCACAGAGGtacttgaagaagaagaaggcgaagatCAAGTATCCGAGCCACTGCCTTCAGTGCCTCAGAAGATGAACTTTACTCCGCAGCGGAGAAATCCTAGTCAGAGTTTCTTCAAGGCTTCAACTCAGGCTGCTGCCCCTGACCCTGCCCCCATCCTGAGTAGTAGTGCCACCACTCCACCGAGGATGCAGCTCACTCACGCCGATATACAAAAGTGGCAGCAGCAAACATCCAATGCAAGTGAAGATTCCCCTGAGCGATCCACAGCTAGCACTCTCCTTCGTCCATTACCTCCCAAGAACGCTTCCCCGATCAAATCAAGTCTTCGTTCGCCACTTAAACCTCACACTCCTGGCCGTGTGGTTGAGTTTACCAGCAGCGTCCTATCTCCCATCGAGCAAGCCAAGGTTCGACACCAACGTCGACTATCCAactcctcagcagcatctcAGTCAAGCACAGGTGCCCAGCGTCCTCGTGTAAGAGCACTACCACATCAAACTGCTAACAAGGAGAATAACACCATCCCGCAAATTCCTATATATAACGAGAAACTCCCAACAAAACAAACCCACCCTGAACCACTCTCCCAAACGGTCTGGACACGAAGACACTGGCTGCTCTTggatgatcttcttcaacagcgACGTCAGGGCCCCTTCAGGCTTCATTTTGAACGCTATTCAGACCAATATCTTGGAAAGACGGTCGCAAGCCAAGGCGAGTCAATGATGTTGGAGCGTTGGCACTTGGACTGCGTCGACGCTTTCAAAGCACAAGTCGGCGGCTGGGATGAGGCTGCACTAGTCAAAAGATTATTTGCCTTAATTCTGggtgaagagaagaggagccGAGGAGCTGGTAAACCAGCGCGAGTTATGTTTCACTAAACGACATGAAAGAATCCTGTTTTTATAAAAGGtttggttttttttttttttttcgtATAGAATCACGAATATGGCATAGTTAGCATTTCATGAGGCGTTCTGTTTCATGAGTAGGTGGCTGT contains these protein-coding regions:
- a CDS encoding hypothetical protein (At least one base has a quality score < 10) is translated as MPKRKSLGVDNDSFAVRWHSFADMNTPSADIMSSPDPLNDTVEQSVMPPPSTRRVVRSSQRSSRFSSMGLGTSPRKQTFELEVGDNKAPQKLLVTVETEEPSATAGPSSARRKLFQDSPYLPISRRREMATTTTTVPLKGAIEDDNNATPRKRGRPRKTNGTPLPSAGTKRKSITPMHGSPRRRQRTTKDTDTDTPNKSADSNAQPTPGTKRRGRPPKNRLVDPPNATEDEQNARGISETSNRSESQALDKIEVAGDASDLPSLRADDSQADNDVTLVITPSEAEANQLRANRTANISAPAQQSEPDSDIWMATLDDEPTPRPGSRATQNAPAPSSPDHGRADDSSDFGDYGFRPAGSDVSSADEPQSDTRPGNEDTVAAGEDFSMIFMDSLPSLQASMRSSVREIAENDIGEETSLIINNTLESLRQSLRDRDRPNVNKETAEQDKEPQPSAPAPAEPRDELRQSTIRPPMTFSPNRNLSSIWRQTPRRMGSSPLRRQVLQSNARDNPDAEYRGSPLATQRQDSSHLEIDNSNLYDDSFSEIPDAVLEAATPRRPRAMAKKAPSETEDVEMGDADLIQFEDEPQQAEIQQQEQVVEEQGAEAEQEAVEDQESVEEQEQQEAEPPAASVGSVISRSDGGRLPTPDDTPPNIDFGNNTAPKSTSVSQSPARSASSRNSPPRNSSPAPATQAQVPPETIEIEDEVVDQAVETTGQVTNGAIVEVEELADNDDEPIMDMTIMPEPDDHSVPDGQPLEETIMEDLVEEEPEEAQEIPEIVVPQQPRLSLEAEMQQPEVTPLNQLTSPIQEPQSLPDVPPERVRRPTLSPIMRAGRALQERELRILQHRRPRDHHLRSPFRRSASRELGPRVTQPNLRTNASPGKSRPFTETAQIPKGDDVYDDPFGTNTRHTGQASFMEALERRSAGSSPRHRRTMSRESAASSTHFQAPSEGGMSWVDREGPISDNLRGDVPLEAFARSTARPPEPQSISHGQLDGTVDDADDETEDAGDDMDLWEFEAQRSSPHAARQPSPARKPESPIPRRSTLPSPWRRQTNKGTQRPPTTADQTRNELEENEEHLEEETAPQPDNIDVAQDEPSQAEEYSLVTQREVPQESDKAPATAKANRFDLSTFFSSPAAIPGMLADKLSPLKKMSVFGARPTETEPQPMETAHTLPTSSMFPQLPQQELVPRGQPRAGFFSPIRPVQPLARRGLSEEPENDEYSRSDSRSNMSSPSRQATASPRQDERDASMQETSEQQNDGEQQEELDEEGTEVLEEEEGEDQVSEPLPSVPQKMNFTPQRRNPSQSFFKASTQAAAPDPAPILSSSATTPPRMQLTHADIQKWQQQTSNASEDSPERSTASTLLRPLPPKNASPIKSSLRSPLKPHTPGRVVEFTSSVLSPIEQAKVRHQRRLSNSSAASQSSTGAQRPRVRALPHQTANKENNTIPQIPIYNEKLPTKQTHPEPLSQTVWTRRHWLLLDDLLQQRRQGPFRLHFERYSDQYLGKTVASQGESMMLERWHLDCVDAFKAQVGGWDEAALVKRLFALILGEEKRSRGAGKPARVMFH